Proteins from a genomic interval of Nasonia vitripennis strain AsymCx chromosome 3, Nvit_psr_1.1, whole genome shotgun sequence:
- the LOC100121483 gene encoding proton channel OtopLc isoform X9, with product MGKKKKEQETPVSGDCKVATVEVEASAAGDNTATLPVTRPLNPQAGAAGGADQPANAQDNAEKNNAANKEMELKNVRSTPAKKTSLFIIMSFIYAKLLVVVCIAYVISEVVTHKLPLWYYEGFFTYLYGVSILFLLYVFCFLLQESACCSRGADTPPPPPKQPKQPKEKKDKKDKKDKKDKKEKDTKSKKEFQECLFQDATDVEAGVATRALRKRKTSQNDSSHGSFFLRIGAIAFGLGTMVYNGLEFGIFFEVPPTSPCYQILQGVNPVLQMIFTFMQMYFIFMNSRLNIHRFKVIARFGLMHVVATNVCVWIRTLVLESIKEIAQYHRNLQKADIGILASIKDHTLRNAGAILGERPRDMAGNLRLGTPTPYSNKFARTVATTTATFNRMMRTTVRPVARAVTLGTTTTSTSTAGSTEWPMSSSTSWPSSTTTTTTSTTEATTSTSTLAPTTTSTAATTLSTFLTTLMPTKKDILTSPAIASISTSTSTGYPTATYASDIFSDFDLQSDSKNNIPRFADVANLTAANLTAAVGSSVSPLWNPSFNVYAEALTASEASLMNNNSTCGRINIMGTIVKDAAPYLFPFIIEYSLIGAAVIYVMWKHIGRHPRWPHQAEADLERRLEAMLSRRAVALAHADESAENDESGKVESEKQEEVKVEAKVEGKVVKGHGRVDCVGASKGLFFGLLLLVGSLICLILFFVLIQHPDLGLLAIYLADVSHCALMALSIIAIIIGFIRVQSLKFKAEEQSDLNDILLRVSAFGLFIYAVFSVIAGSLAAFTHEPNLLVMITGLLAVFQVTLQMLFIADVSRRRVHLPEHDRSKPGRQIVTFLLICNVTMWVIYTFEAQKVAANPVQIDFYGFLPWAIVQRVTVPLCIFHRFHSAVTLAEIWKTSYKARLE from the exons ATgggcaagaagaagaaggagcaGGAGACGCCGGTCAGCGGCGACTGCAAGGTTGCCACCGTCGAGGTCGAAGCCTCGGCCGCCGGCGATAACACCGCCACGTTACCCGTCACTCGACCCCTCAACCCCCAGGCTGGAGCTGCCGGGGGCGCCGATCAACCCGCCAACGCGCAGGACAACGCCGAGAAGAACAACGCCGCCAACAAGGAGATGGAGCTCAAGAACGTGCGCTCCACTCCGGCTAAAAA AACGTCCCTGTTCATAATAATGAGCTTCATCTACGCGAAGCTCCTGGTGGTGGTGTGCATCGCGTACGTGATAAGCGAGGTGGTGACGCACAAGCTGCCCCTCTGGTACTACGAGGGCTTCTTCACCTACCTCTACGGCGTGAGCATCCTCTTCCTGCTCTACGTCTTCTGCTTCCTGCTGCAGGAGAGCGCGTGTTGCTCGCGCGGCGCCGACACCCCACCGCCACCGCCCAAGCAGCCCAAGCAGCCCAAGGAGAAGAAGGACAAGAAGGACAAGAAAGACAAGAAGGACAAGAAGGAGAAGGACACCAAGAGCAAGAAGGAGTTCCAG GAATGTTTATTTCAGGACGCCACGGACGTCGAGGCCGGAGTGGCCACCCGCGCACTGCGGAAGCGCAAGACCTCCCAGAACGACTCCAGCCATGGAAGCTTCTTCCTGCGGATCGGGGCCATCG CTTTTGGCCTGGGAACGATGGTCTACAACGGACTGGAATTCGGTATCTTCTTTGAAGTCCCGCCGACGTCACCTTGCTATCAGATCCTCCAAGGCGTTAACCCCGTTCTTCAGATGATCTTTACTTTCATGCAAATGTACTTTATCTTCATGAATTCTAGG CTGAACATTCACCGATTCAAGGTAATAGCGAGGTTCGGTCTGATGCACGTGGTCGCCACGAACGTCTGCGTCTGGATTCGAACCCTGGTCCTCGAGAGCATCAAGGAGATCGCTCAGTACCACCGGAACCTGCAGAAGGCCGACATCGGCATCTTAG CGAGCATAAAGGACCACACGCTGCGCAACGCCGGCGCCATCCTCGGCGAGCGTCCGCGCGACATGGCCGGCAACCTGCGCCTGGGCACACCCACGCCCTACTCCAACAAGTTCGCCCGCACGGTGGCCACGACCACGGCCACCTTCAACCGCATGATGCGCACGACCGTGCGCCCGGTCGCCCGGGCAGTGACCCTCGGCACGACCACGACCTCGACCAGCACCGCCGGCAGCACCGAATGGCCCATGTCGTCCTCCACCTCCTGGCCCTCgtccacgacgacgacgacgaccagCACCACCGAGGCGACCACCAGCACCTCGACCTTGGCGCCCACGACCACCTCGACCGCGGCCACGACTCTGTCCACCTTCCTCACCACCCTCATGCCCACGAAGAAGGACATCCTGACCTCGCCGGCCATCGCCTCGATCTCGACCTCCACCTCGACCGGCTACCCCACGGCCACCTACGCCTCCGACATCTTCAGCGACTTCGATCTCCAGTCGGACAGCAAGAACAACATCCCGCGCTTCGCCGACGTGGCCAACCTGACGGCCGCCAACCTGACGGCCGCCGTCGGCAGCAGCGTCAGCCCGCTCTGGAACCCCAGCTTCAACGTCTACGCCGAGGCGCTGACCGCGAGCGAGGCCAGCCTCATGAACAACAACAGCACCTGCGGCAGGATCAACATCATGGGCACCATCGTCAAGGACGCCGCGCCCTACCTCTTCCCCTTCATCATCGAGTACAGCTTGATCGGCGCCGCCGTCATCTACGTCATGTGGAAGCACATCGGACGCCACCCGCGCTGGCCACACCAGGCCGAGGCTGACCTCGAGCGCAGGCTCGAGGCCATGCTCTCCAGACGCGCCGTTGCTCTAGCTCACGCAG ATGAGTCTGCCGAAAATGACGAGTCAGGAAAAGTCGAAAGCGAAAAGCAAGAAGAAGTCAAAGTAGAAGCCAAAGTAGAAGGCAAAGTAGTCAAAG GTCACGGCCGAGTCGACTGCGTGGGAGCCAGCAAGGGACTGTTCTTCGGGCTCCTCCTGCTCGTCGGGTCCCTCATCTGCCTGATCCTCTTCTTCGTGCTGATCCAGCACCCGGATCTCGGCCTGCTGGCCATCTACCTCGCCGACGTGTCCCACTGCGCCCTGATGGCCCTCTCGATCATCGCCATAATCATCGGCTTCATTCGCGTGCAGAGCCTCAAGTTCAAGGCCGAAGAGCAGAGCGACCTCAACGACATCCTGCTGCGCGTCTCCGCGTTCGGTCTCTTCATCTACGCCGTGTTCAGCGTGATCGCCGGCTCGCTCGCCGCCTTCACCCACGAGCCCAACCTCCTGGTCATGATCACCGGTCTGCTGGCCGTCTTCCAGGTCACCCTCCAGATGCTCTTCATCGCCGACGTGTCCCGGCGACGCGTCCACCTGCCCGAGCACGACCGCAGCAAGCCCGGCCGGCAGATCGTCACCTTCCTGCTCATCTGCAACGTCACCATGTGGGTCATCTACACGTTCGAGGCGCAGAAGGTCGCGGCGAACCCCGTGCAGATCGACTTCTACGGCTTCCTGCCCTGGGCCATCGTCCAGAGGGTCACCGTGCCGCTCTGCATCTTCCACAGGTTCCACAGCGCCGTCACGCTCGCTGAGATCTGGAAGACCAGCTACAAGGCGCGCCTCGAGTAA
- the LOC100121483 gene encoding proton channel OtopLc isoform X11, with protein MGKKKKEQETPVSGDCKVATVEVEASAAGDNTATLPVTRPLNPQAGAAGGADQPANAQDNAEKNNAANKEMELKNVRSTPAKKTSLFIIMSFIYAKLLVVVCIAYVISEVVTHKLPLWYYEGFFTYLYGVSILFLLYVFCFLLQESACCSRGADTPPPPPKQPKQPKEKKDKKDKKDKKDKKEKDTKSKKEFQECLFQDATDVEAGVATRALRKRKTSQNDSSHGSFFLRIGAIAFGLGTMVYNGLEFGIFFEVPPTSPCYQILQGVNPVLQMIFTFMQMYFIFMNSRLNIHRFKVIARFGLMHVVATNVCVWIRTLVLESIKEIAQYHRNLQKADIGILASIKDHTLRNAGAILGERPRDMAGNLRLGTPTPYSNKFARTVATTTATFNRMMRTTVRPVARAVTLGTTTTSTSTAGSTEWPMSSSTSWPSSTTTTTTSTTEATTSTSTLAPTTTSTAATTLSTFLTTLMPTKKDILTSPAIASISTSTSTGYPTATYASDIFSDFDLQSDSKNNIPRFADVANLTAANLTAAVGSSVSPLWNPSFNVYAEALTASEASLMNNNSTCGRINIMGTIVKDAAPYLFPFIIEYSLIGAAVIYVMWKHIGRHPRWPHQAEADLERRLEAMLSRRAVALAHAGHGRVDCVGASKGLFFGLLLLVGSLICLILFFVLIQHPDLGLLAIYLADVSHCALMALSIIAIIIGFIRVQSLKFKAEEQSDLNDILLRVSAFGLFIYAVFSVIAGSLAAFTHEPNLLVMITGLLAVFQVTLQMLFIADVSRRRVHLPEHDRSKPGRQIVTFLLICNVTMWVIYTFEAQKVAANPVQIDFYGFLPWAIVQRVTVPLCIFHRFHSAVTLAEIWKTSYKARLE; from the exons ATgggcaagaagaagaaggagcaGGAGACGCCGGTCAGCGGCGACTGCAAGGTTGCCACCGTCGAGGTCGAAGCCTCGGCCGCCGGCGATAACACCGCCACGTTACCCGTCACTCGACCCCTCAACCCCCAGGCTGGAGCTGCCGGGGGCGCCGATCAACCCGCCAACGCGCAGGACAACGCCGAGAAGAACAACGCCGCCAACAAGGAGATGGAGCTCAAGAACGTGCGCTCCACTCCGGCTAAAAA AACGTCCCTGTTCATAATAATGAGCTTCATCTACGCGAAGCTCCTGGTGGTGGTGTGCATCGCGTACGTGATAAGCGAGGTGGTGACGCACAAGCTGCCCCTCTGGTACTACGAGGGCTTCTTCACCTACCTCTACGGCGTGAGCATCCTCTTCCTGCTCTACGTCTTCTGCTTCCTGCTGCAGGAGAGCGCGTGTTGCTCGCGCGGCGCCGACACCCCACCGCCACCGCCCAAGCAGCCCAAGCAGCCCAAGGAGAAGAAGGACAAGAAGGACAAGAAAGACAAGAAGGACAAGAAGGAGAAGGACACCAAGAGCAAGAAGGAGTTCCAG GAATGTTTATTTCAGGACGCCACGGACGTCGAGGCCGGAGTGGCCACCCGCGCACTGCGGAAGCGCAAGACCTCCCAGAACGACTCCAGCCATGGAAGCTTCTTCCTGCGGATCGGGGCCATCG CTTTTGGCCTGGGAACGATGGTCTACAACGGACTGGAATTCGGTATCTTCTTTGAAGTCCCGCCGACGTCACCTTGCTATCAGATCCTCCAAGGCGTTAACCCCGTTCTTCAGATGATCTTTACTTTCATGCAAATGTACTTTATCTTCATGAATTCTAGG CTGAACATTCACCGATTCAAGGTAATAGCGAGGTTCGGTCTGATGCACGTGGTCGCCACGAACGTCTGCGTCTGGATTCGAACCCTGGTCCTCGAGAGCATCAAGGAGATCGCTCAGTACCACCGGAACCTGCAGAAGGCCGACATCGGCATCTTAG CGAGCATAAAGGACCACACGCTGCGCAACGCCGGCGCCATCCTCGGCGAGCGTCCGCGCGACATGGCCGGCAACCTGCGCCTGGGCACACCCACGCCCTACTCCAACAAGTTCGCCCGCACGGTGGCCACGACCACGGCCACCTTCAACCGCATGATGCGCACGACCGTGCGCCCGGTCGCCCGGGCAGTGACCCTCGGCACGACCACGACCTCGACCAGCACCGCCGGCAGCACCGAATGGCCCATGTCGTCCTCCACCTCCTGGCCCTCgtccacgacgacgacgacgaccagCACCACCGAGGCGACCACCAGCACCTCGACCTTGGCGCCCACGACCACCTCGACCGCGGCCACGACTCTGTCCACCTTCCTCACCACCCTCATGCCCACGAAGAAGGACATCCTGACCTCGCCGGCCATCGCCTCGATCTCGACCTCCACCTCGACCGGCTACCCCACGGCCACCTACGCCTCCGACATCTTCAGCGACTTCGATCTCCAGTCGGACAGCAAGAACAACATCCCGCGCTTCGCCGACGTGGCCAACCTGACGGCCGCCAACCTGACGGCCGCCGTCGGCAGCAGCGTCAGCCCGCTCTGGAACCCCAGCTTCAACGTCTACGCCGAGGCGCTGACCGCGAGCGAGGCCAGCCTCATGAACAACAACAGCACCTGCGGCAGGATCAACATCATGGGCACCATCGTCAAGGACGCCGCGCCCTACCTCTTCCCCTTCATCATCGAGTACAGCTTGATCGGCGCCGCCGTCATCTACGTCATGTGGAAGCACATCGGACGCCACCCGCGCTGGCCACACCAGGCCGAGGCTGACCTCGAGCGCAGGCTCGAGGCCATGCTCTCCAGACGCGCCGTTGCTCTAGCTCACGCAG GTCACGGCCGAGTCGACTGCGTGGGAGCCAGCAAGGGACTGTTCTTCGGGCTCCTCCTGCTCGTCGGGTCCCTCATCTGCCTGATCCTCTTCTTCGTGCTGATCCAGCACCCGGATCTCGGCCTGCTGGCCATCTACCTCGCCGACGTGTCCCACTGCGCCCTGATGGCCCTCTCGATCATCGCCATAATCATCGGCTTCATTCGCGTGCAGAGCCTCAAGTTCAAGGCCGAAGAGCAGAGCGACCTCAACGACATCCTGCTGCGCGTCTCCGCGTTCGGTCTCTTCATCTACGCCGTGTTCAGCGTGATCGCCGGCTCGCTCGCCGCCTTCACCCACGAGCCCAACCTCCTGGTCATGATCACCGGTCTGCTGGCCGTCTTCCAGGTCACCCTCCAGATGCTCTTCATCGCCGACGTGTCCCGGCGACGCGTCCACCTGCCCGAGCACGACCGCAGCAAGCCCGGCCGGCAGATCGTCACCTTCCTGCTCATCTGCAACGTCACCATGTGGGTCATCTACACGTTCGAGGCGCAGAAGGTCGCGGCGAACCCCGTGCAGATCGACTTCTACGGCTTCCTGCCCTGGGCCATCGTCCAGAGGGTCACCGTGCCGCTCTGCATCTTCCACAGGTTCCACAGCGCCGTCACGCTCGCTGAGATCTGGAAGACCAGCTACAAGGCGCGCCTCGAGTAA
- the LOC100121483 gene encoding proton channel OtopLc isoform X12: MANTEVEITPFVENESRTPRRRSSRVKVARKKRTSLFIIMSFIYAKLLVVVCIAYVISEVVTHKLPLWYYEGFFTYLYGVSILFLLYVFCFLLQESACCSRGADTPPPPPKQPKQPKEKKDKKDKKDKKDKKEKDTKSKKEFQECLFQDATDVEAGVATRALRKRKTSQNDSSHGSFFLRIGAIAFGLGTMVYNGLEFGIFFEVPPTSPCYQILQGVNPVLQMIFTFMQMYFIFMNSRLNIHRFKVIARFGLMHVVATNVCVWIRTLVLESIKEIAQYHRNLQKADIGILASIKDHTLRNAGAILGERPRDMAGNLRLGTPTPYSNKFARTVATTTATFNRMMRTTVRPVARAVTLGTTTTSTSTAGSTEWPMSSSTSWPSSTTTTTTSTTEATTSTSTLAPTTTSTAATTLSTFLTTLMPTKKDILTSPAIASISTSTSTGYPTATYASDIFSDFDLQSDSKNNIPRFADVANLTAANLTAAVGSSVSPLWNPSFNVYAEALTASEASLMNNNSTCGRINIMGTIVKDAAPYLFPFIIEYSLIGAAVIYVMWKHIGRHPRWPHQAEADLERRLEAMLSRRAVALAHADESAENDESGKVESEKQEEVKVEAKVEGKVVKGHGRVDCVGASKGLFFGLLLLVGSLICLILFFVLIQHPDLGLLAIYLADVSHCALMALSIIAIIIGFIRVQSLKFKAEEQSDLNDILLRVSAFGLFIYAVFSVIAGSLAAFTHEPNLLVMITGLLAVFQVTLQMLFIADVSRRRVHLPEHDRSKPGRQIVTFLLICNVTMWVIYTFEAQKVAANPVQIDFYGFLPWAIVQRVTVPLCIFHRFHSAVTLAEIWKTSYKARLE, encoded by the exons ATGGCAAATACGGAGGTGGAGATAACTCCGTTCGTGGAGAACGAGAGCAGGACGCCGAGACGGCGGAGCAGCCGAGTGAAAGTCGCGAGGAAAAAACG AACGTCCCTGTTCATAATAATGAGCTTCATCTACGCGAAGCTCCTGGTGGTGGTGTGCATCGCGTACGTGATAAGCGAGGTGGTGACGCACAAGCTGCCCCTCTGGTACTACGAGGGCTTCTTCACCTACCTCTACGGCGTGAGCATCCTCTTCCTGCTCTACGTCTTCTGCTTCCTGCTGCAGGAGAGCGCGTGTTGCTCGCGCGGCGCCGACACCCCACCGCCACCGCCCAAGCAGCCCAAGCAGCCCAAGGAGAAGAAGGACAAGAAGGACAAGAAAGACAAGAAGGACAAGAAGGAGAAGGACACCAAGAGCAAGAAGGAGTTCCAG GAATGTTTATTTCAGGACGCCACGGACGTCGAGGCCGGAGTGGCCACCCGCGCACTGCGGAAGCGCAAGACCTCCCAGAACGACTCCAGCCATGGAAGCTTCTTCCTGCGGATCGGGGCCATCG CTTTTGGCCTGGGAACGATGGTCTACAACGGACTGGAATTCGGTATCTTCTTTGAAGTCCCGCCGACGTCACCTTGCTATCAGATCCTCCAAGGCGTTAACCCCGTTCTTCAGATGATCTTTACTTTCATGCAAATGTACTTTATCTTCATGAATTCTAGG CTGAACATTCACCGATTCAAGGTAATAGCGAGGTTCGGTCTGATGCACGTGGTCGCCACGAACGTCTGCGTCTGGATTCGAACCCTGGTCCTCGAGAGCATCAAGGAGATCGCTCAGTACCACCGGAACCTGCAGAAGGCCGACATCGGCATCTTAG CGAGCATAAAGGACCACACGCTGCGCAACGCCGGCGCCATCCTCGGCGAGCGTCCGCGCGACATGGCCGGCAACCTGCGCCTGGGCACACCCACGCCCTACTCCAACAAGTTCGCCCGCACGGTGGCCACGACCACGGCCACCTTCAACCGCATGATGCGCACGACCGTGCGCCCGGTCGCCCGGGCAGTGACCCTCGGCACGACCACGACCTCGACCAGCACCGCCGGCAGCACCGAATGGCCCATGTCGTCCTCCACCTCCTGGCCCTCgtccacgacgacgacgacgaccagCACCACCGAGGCGACCACCAGCACCTCGACCTTGGCGCCCACGACCACCTCGACCGCGGCCACGACTCTGTCCACCTTCCTCACCACCCTCATGCCCACGAAGAAGGACATCCTGACCTCGCCGGCCATCGCCTCGATCTCGACCTCCACCTCGACCGGCTACCCCACGGCCACCTACGCCTCCGACATCTTCAGCGACTTCGATCTCCAGTCGGACAGCAAGAACAACATCCCGCGCTTCGCCGACGTGGCCAACCTGACGGCCGCCAACCTGACGGCCGCCGTCGGCAGCAGCGTCAGCCCGCTCTGGAACCCCAGCTTCAACGTCTACGCCGAGGCGCTGACCGCGAGCGAGGCCAGCCTCATGAACAACAACAGCACCTGCGGCAGGATCAACATCATGGGCACCATCGTCAAGGACGCCGCGCCCTACCTCTTCCCCTTCATCATCGAGTACAGCTTGATCGGCGCCGCCGTCATCTACGTCATGTGGAAGCACATCGGACGCCACCCGCGCTGGCCACACCAGGCCGAGGCTGACCTCGAGCGCAGGCTCGAGGCCATGCTCTCCAGACGCGCCGTTGCTCTAGCTCACGCAG ATGAGTCTGCCGAAAATGACGAGTCAGGAAAAGTCGAAAGCGAAAAGCAAGAAGAAGTCAAAGTAGAAGCCAAAGTAGAAGGCAAAGTAGTCAAAG GTCACGGCCGAGTCGACTGCGTGGGAGCCAGCAAGGGACTGTTCTTCGGGCTCCTCCTGCTCGTCGGGTCCCTCATCTGCCTGATCCTCTTCTTCGTGCTGATCCAGCACCCGGATCTCGGCCTGCTGGCCATCTACCTCGCCGACGTGTCCCACTGCGCCCTGATGGCCCTCTCGATCATCGCCATAATCATCGGCTTCATTCGCGTGCAGAGCCTCAAGTTCAAGGCCGAAGAGCAGAGCGACCTCAACGACATCCTGCTGCGCGTCTCCGCGTTCGGTCTCTTCATCTACGCCGTGTTCAGCGTGATCGCCGGCTCGCTCGCCGCCTTCACCCACGAGCCCAACCTCCTGGTCATGATCACCGGTCTGCTGGCCGTCTTCCAGGTCACCCTCCAGATGCTCTTCATCGCCGACGTGTCCCGGCGACGCGTCCACCTGCCCGAGCACGACCGCAGCAAGCCCGGCCGGCAGATCGTCACCTTCCTGCTCATCTGCAACGTCACCATGTGGGTCATCTACACGTTCGAGGCGCAGAAGGTCGCGGCGAACCCCGTGCAGATCGACTTCTACGGCTTCCTGCCCTGGGCCATCGTCCAGAGGGTCACCGTGCCGCTCTGCATCTTCCACAGGTTCCACAGCGCCGTCACGCTCGCTGAGATCTGGAAGACCAGCTACAAGGCGCGCCTCGAGTAA
- the LOC100121483 gene encoding proton channel OtopLc isoform X13, whose amino-acid sequence MANTEVEITPFVENESRTPRRRSSRVKVARKKRTSLFIIMSFIYAKLLVVVCIAYVISEVVTHKLPLWYYEGFFTYLYGVSILFLLYVFCFLLQESACCSRGADTPPPPPKQPKQPKEKKDKKDKKDKKDKKEKDTKSKKEFQECLFQDATDVEAGVATRALRKRKTSQNDSSHGSFFLRIGAIAFGLGTMVYNGLEFGIFFEVPPTSPCYQILQGVNPVLQMIFTFMQMYFIFMNSRLNIHRFKVIARFGLMHVVATNVCVWIRTLVLESIKEIAQYHRNLQKADIGILASIKDHTLRNAGAILGERPRDMAGNLRLGTPTPYSNKFARTVATTTATFNRMMRTTVRPVARAVTLGTTTTSTSTAGSTEWPMSSSTSWPSSTTTTTTSTTEATTSTSTLAPTTTSTAATTLSTFLTTLMPTKKDILTSPAIASISTSTSTGYPTATYASDIFSDFDLQSDSKNNIPRFADVANLTAANLTAAVGSSVSPLWNPSFNVYAEALTASEASLMNNNSTCGRINIMGTIVKDAAPYLFPFIIEYSLIGAAVIYVMWKHIGRHPRWPHQAEADLERRLEAMLSRRAVALAHAGHGRVDCVGASKGLFFGLLLLVGSLICLILFFVLIQHPDLGLLAIYLADVSHCALMALSIIAIIIGFIRVQSLKFKAEEQSDLNDILLRVSAFGLFIYAVFSVIAGSLAAFTHEPNLLVMITGLLAVFQVTLQMLFIADVSRRRVHLPEHDRSKPGRQIVTFLLICNVTMWVIYTFEAQKVAANPVQIDFYGFLPWAIVQRVTVPLCIFHRFHSAVTLAEIWKTSYKARLE is encoded by the exons ATGGCAAATACGGAGGTGGAGATAACTCCGTTCGTGGAGAACGAGAGCAGGACGCCGAGACGGCGGAGCAGCCGAGTGAAAGTCGCGAGGAAAAAACG AACGTCCCTGTTCATAATAATGAGCTTCATCTACGCGAAGCTCCTGGTGGTGGTGTGCATCGCGTACGTGATAAGCGAGGTGGTGACGCACAAGCTGCCCCTCTGGTACTACGAGGGCTTCTTCACCTACCTCTACGGCGTGAGCATCCTCTTCCTGCTCTACGTCTTCTGCTTCCTGCTGCAGGAGAGCGCGTGTTGCTCGCGCGGCGCCGACACCCCACCGCCACCGCCCAAGCAGCCCAAGCAGCCCAAGGAGAAGAAGGACAAGAAGGACAAGAAAGACAAGAAGGACAAGAAGGAGAAGGACACCAAGAGCAAGAAGGAGTTCCAG GAATGTTTATTTCAGGACGCCACGGACGTCGAGGCCGGAGTGGCCACCCGCGCACTGCGGAAGCGCAAGACCTCCCAGAACGACTCCAGCCATGGAAGCTTCTTCCTGCGGATCGGGGCCATCG CTTTTGGCCTGGGAACGATGGTCTACAACGGACTGGAATTCGGTATCTTCTTTGAAGTCCCGCCGACGTCACCTTGCTATCAGATCCTCCAAGGCGTTAACCCCGTTCTTCAGATGATCTTTACTTTCATGCAAATGTACTTTATCTTCATGAATTCTAGG CTGAACATTCACCGATTCAAGGTAATAGCGAGGTTCGGTCTGATGCACGTGGTCGCCACGAACGTCTGCGTCTGGATTCGAACCCTGGTCCTCGAGAGCATCAAGGAGATCGCTCAGTACCACCGGAACCTGCAGAAGGCCGACATCGGCATCTTAG CGAGCATAAAGGACCACACGCTGCGCAACGCCGGCGCCATCCTCGGCGAGCGTCCGCGCGACATGGCCGGCAACCTGCGCCTGGGCACACCCACGCCCTACTCCAACAAGTTCGCCCGCACGGTGGCCACGACCACGGCCACCTTCAACCGCATGATGCGCACGACCGTGCGCCCGGTCGCCCGGGCAGTGACCCTCGGCACGACCACGACCTCGACCAGCACCGCCGGCAGCACCGAATGGCCCATGTCGTCCTCCACCTCCTGGCCCTCgtccacgacgacgacgacgaccagCACCACCGAGGCGACCACCAGCACCTCGACCTTGGCGCCCACGACCACCTCGACCGCGGCCACGACTCTGTCCACCTTCCTCACCACCCTCATGCCCACGAAGAAGGACATCCTGACCTCGCCGGCCATCGCCTCGATCTCGACCTCCACCTCGACCGGCTACCCCACGGCCACCTACGCCTCCGACATCTTCAGCGACTTCGATCTCCAGTCGGACAGCAAGAACAACATCCCGCGCTTCGCCGACGTGGCCAACCTGACGGCCGCCAACCTGACGGCCGCCGTCGGCAGCAGCGTCAGCCCGCTCTGGAACCCCAGCTTCAACGTCTACGCCGAGGCGCTGACCGCGAGCGAGGCCAGCCTCATGAACAACAACAGCACCTGCGGCAGGATCAACATCATGGGCACCATCGTCAAGGACGCCGCGCCCTACCTCTTCCCCTTCATCATCGAGTACAGCTTGATCGGCGCCGCCGTCATCTACGTCATGTGGAAGCACATCGGACGCCACCCGCGCTGGCCACACCAGGCCGAGGCTGACCTCGAGCGCAGGCTCGAGGCCATGCTCTCCAGACGCGCCGTTGCTCTAGCTCACGCAG GTCACGGCCGAGTCGACTGCGTGGGAGCCAGCAAGGGACTGTTCTTCGGGCTCCTCCTGCTCGTCGGGTCCCTCATCTGCCTGATCCTCTTCTTCGTGCTGATCCAGCACCCGGATCTCGGCCTGCTGGCCATCTACCTCGCCGACGTGTCCCACTGCGCCCTGATGGCCCTCTCGATCATCGCCATAATCATCGGCTTCATTCGCGTGCAGAGCCTCAAGTTCAAGGCCGAAGAGCAGAGCGACCTCAACGACATCCTGCTGCGCGTCTCCGCGTTCGGTCTCTTCATCTACGCCGTGTTCAGCGTGATCGCCGGCTCGCTCGCCGCCTTCACCCACGAGCCCAACCTCCTGGTCATGATCACCGGTCTGCTGGCCGTCTTCCAGGTCACCCTCCAGATGCTCTTCATCGCCGACGTGTCCCGGCGACGCGTCCACCTGCCCGAGCACGACCGCAGCAAGCCCGGCCGGCAGATCGTCACCTTCCTGCTCATCTGCAACGTCACCATGTGGGTCATCTACACGTTCGAGGCGCAGAAGGTCGCGGCGAACCCCGTGCAGATCGACTTCTACGGCTTCCTGCCCTGGGCCATCGTCCAGAGGGTCACCGTGCCGCTCTGCATCTTCCACAGGTTCCACAGCGCCGTCACGCTCGCTGAGATCTGGAAGACCAGCTACAAGGCGCGCCTCGAGTAA